GACTCCACTCGCACAGTCAGGGTGAATTTAGTGCTGATCACCACAGATGCATTGTCGTTACTGGGTTTCACAGTGGCCAAATGTTGGTACACACACTGAGGAGTAAATACAGGCGACACACTGACTTTATGTACTTAATATACCATGTGGTCATGATGAATCAAAGGTATGTGGACTTAGAGGTTATACACCAGTTATACGTGCTAACCTAGAGGAAAATAAgaacttgaaaaaaatgtgccTATGTCACAGGTGCAAATAGGCAATAAACATGATAGTTTACATTTCTCATATGCaaaattagaattttttttatatgacatTCAATTCAAACAacctaaaaaggaaaaatgaccATTCAGTGGAACTGTCAAAACCTGTGCTCAATAAGACTATAACTTAGATAGTAACTCATTTGAAAGAATGACCAGATAAATAAAACAcgtgacagagaaaagcaggcaCATTTCACAATGACATACAAACACGAAAAGAGATAAAATCAGCCCTCAACGTACTTGTTGCCTCTCTCTTACATGCTAAAAATCCATTAAAGGGtgcactgattttacacatgaaagtcagtttactgtcataaaGAGTACTAGACAACCATTGAAAATAAAGTTGGATAATATCTGTGGCTCTGAAGGGAACTtcataaaatctaaaatctgaaaattaaaCCTGAAAATTACAGCAGGTGACATCTTGACTTCAGAGTTTTTATCAGaaagactaaattaaaaaactgaaaatgtttgacagaGTTGTATTATAGAAAAAGTTGAATCCAGAGTTTTTGAAGACTGACTCATATAGAGACTAAAAGTGAGGATAAATCAGATTttaaccattaaaaaaaatctacaccACATTTACATCTTTTTGACTTTGCTGGCTTGTTCAACAAGCAGAGAAACCTtgacaaacagaagaaaggaagagacagacCCACAGACTGTATATATTCATTACCTTGTAGCAGTAATCTGACGTGTAGAAGACCTGAACCTCTTCTGTCAGCTGGTTATGAAACGTTAACAAAGCCTGGTCGAGTTTCAGCGCTGCATGGACGTAAAGCAGCACTAATTTACAGCTGGTACACAAAGCTTTCTGCACATCATAAGCACAAGCCATCTAGAAGGCTGTTTACGATCTCTATCATAATCATGACACTGACTCAATACTATTGATTGATAGGTTCTCGTTCTACTGACATGTTCATTTGttatgaatgaattttaaactCAATTATGGACACCAAACATTGACTGTCACAAGAAGCTAAGCTTTGATAGAACAACGTGTCAAAACGTCACTGAAGGAACATTTTTGACTTCACACCAGACTGATCCACACTTCCCACTAATGAATCCCACAAGACTCACTCGATTTTATGTATCCTCCAAAGCTGCTGCTTACAAGGATTAACAAAGTTAGACTTGCTTGTAGCGGTCTCCTGGGCTCCATGCTGACACTTGACTCTTAACAGTCACTTCCCCTGCTCATCTTTATAACACTCACACCAATATAAAAAGTGGTCAAAGGGCAGCAAGCATTCGTGGTGGGTCCCTTTAACTGGTTTGTGAAGcatatgtttttgcttttggatGAAAAATTTGTCTACAATTTTGTGAGAATGAATgataaaacatacacacacacacacttcacaagCTTAAATGAGTGTGTGCAATGCAGAAGTCAGCACCATTTATACAACCAATCTAATGGTTTTGTTCTCAGCATGCCCTCTTTTCTaaccaaaacactgaagcaCCATTCTCATTTCCCCATCCAGCCAACTGTTAAATGCTGATCACTTGTCacatcctctccctctcctcattTCATTAAGCAGTTCATTTCCCTGAGCGCTCGCTGTGACAGATGAGTTCACCGGGGCCATCTCACAGGGGCAGCTCATTAACCTTTGATATGAACCTCGGCCAGCTGAGGAGCACAGCTAGCTTTAAAATCCACTGTCCTTTCGAACAGAGACATCATTAACGGGGGACAATTATTCTGGAGTTTAAGTTCATGTTTAATACGTGTGCATGTACAATGTAAAACAGATTATGAAAGAGTGTGGTTAAAGGTACAGTATCCTTTCATCAAACAGCAAACACTGCTGCATGGCCTCTGTGTTGATTCCTGCTACAATAGCTGGCCTCACACATGCCTTGTGCAACAGATGCCAGTTGATGATTAAACCCATGCTGACAGATGTCTGAGCAGCCTATCAGCAAGGAGGATTTCTGCTCAGGCTTGTGTGGGGGCAGCTAAGCAGGACCTACGGCTCATGTGTCGGATGGATTCATTCCAGTTGCTCTCGCTGGCTGCTGCCACAGTGGATTTGCCTCTGTGCAACAGGGAGCTGGAGCTAAACCTCCTCTGTGCATGAAAACACTCTGCAAACATGGTGAGTACACAACCTCTCTGGGGTGTGTGTCCAGTGTGCCGCACAGTGCTGCCAGCTGCCTCACACACCTGTTGCCTGTTCAGTCTCTGTCATACTCTAACACTCCACTGTATAATGTTTTACTGTAAGGTGTTCAGATAGAAACTTTGCATACAGAGCCTCATGTGTGATTTATGCAAGAATGACataagctttgtgtgtgtgtcaagctgctgtgtgtgagataaATAGATGAGGTTTAACCCAGTGGGTATTGTCTGAGTGCTGCCTGTTCGCTCCACTGATAGAGCAGATTAGAGCGTTGCTATGATACCTGTTGATGTCATTGCTCTGTTTCAGGCTGTGGTTCTGCCATTTGTTAGTGCTATTGGTTTATAGACATGACAGCTCATCTGGGGACAAAACCCCCTCTTGGTTGtgcaataaataataaaatcatataTTTATTTGGGGAATGTTGTGAAATGTTGACAGTCCAGTTTAGATTTTATATATTCAGGGTCATGAGGGCTGAACAAAATGAGCATGACTAACTTTTAAATCCATGTGATCCTGTGTCATGTGTCCAGATTATGACCCAAGTGAGAGTCCCCCttcaccccaccccaccccaccccaccacaaACCTTTGAACAAGCTGTTTTTGGGAAACAGGAATGCAGCCTCTCATTGTTTCCAGATGGGATCCTATGCAAccaatcacagtgtgtgtttgtgaaactgCCCCTCTCTGATCTGCTGTAATGTTAACCTCTGCTCTGTCCCACCAGGCTGGTAAAATTCAGAGTCtgactgaggaggagaggaccCACCTACTCCCCCTTCTACGCAATGCTCAGTGGGTGGAGGTTGTGGGGCGGGACGCCATTTACaaagagtttatttttaaagactTCAATCAGGTGCCCAATTGATCATAGTTTATTGCATTTAACTCACGTAACAAACAGCTACTGTATGTTATGTATGCACATGACTGCGTGATTTGAGGATATGACGTTGTTTCATTTCAGGCTTTTGGTTTCATGTCCAGAGTGGCTTTACAAGCAGAGAAGATGGACCATCACCCTGAGTGGTTCAATGTCTATAATAAGGTAGGAAACATTAATTATAACTCATGCAAAAGAGATCACAGCACTTAGGATGCTTGCATTTTTTGCCGAGTCAGTGCTCATAGCTGGACTTGGTCCTGACTGGCTTTCCTTCATGGGGAAAAGCCCAATGTTGTGAACATGTCCTGAAACTTCAAATTTATTAGTCTTTTAATTAAGGCAAATTCATGAAACGCACTAAATGGTCCCTTGCCAGAGCACTATCCTAATAAGTGAAGTTGGCTGACTGAACACAACTTTCTGCTGCTTATTTGGTGACctgcagctttactgttttggtttacTTTCACTGCTCTGATCACCATTGCTTCCACACACAGCATGGAACTGATAAAAGCTCCGAGTCCTCAGCCTGTTAGCACCAATCTGCTGATAAACTTAGCATCTAGCTGATGAATTTAGCAGTTGAAGAGACGGATGAGTCCCTTTTAAGGAGTTGGTGGGGAgtaaaacagagctaaaagagagtgagtATTGCACTTTCATTCACCAGGTGGACAGGAACACGATTCCtaatgaatgctaatgctgGTCTTTGTTTGCCCCGCAACAGTCTGCTAACATGTTCACGATCAGCTGAGCTAATGAAATGTCAGGGCTAATAAAATATCAGTTTGTTGGTGGCAACAAACTGTTACCAATATGTTGCCAATAAGTGACTAAAATATCAGTTGatgaaagtttaaaatatttcagatttttttttaatgtatagGAAACCCtgggtaattttttttaaatataataataatataaattattaCCCCCACATAAACTATATTTTAAATCTCAACTTTATGCgttctacattttttttcagaaatgtcagtttatattttaaaatgttaacattagagctcactgttttaatcatttACGTTAAATTCCTCACTTTTAAAACTGACTTTTCAATAGACTTTCATGTTGGACCTGACATTTGAAATGCTTGCTGAGTTCACACCTAAGCTACCTCCAGATCTTACTTTGACATCAAATGACACTTTAAGGTTTTCACCTCAGCTGACACACCAACTCACTTcaactctttttttgtttgttgcatgTAGGAGTACGGATAGAAATTTTGCTTTTATCTCATCTGTCTTTTCAGTCATTAGGAAGGTCAGTGAGAAAGTGAAGCGCCATCTTTAAACTAAACCAAATGCACTCACGTTTACTTTAGGAAGATGAGCCTCTTCTAATCATATGAGTGTCATAGCACAGTTGTCTTCTTCGCTCCAGGTCCAGATCACTCTCAGCACACATGACTGTGGAGGCCTGTCCCAGCGAGACATCACTTTGGCCACCTTCATTGACCAGGCATCACTGATGTGAGCAGCACACATTATCAGTCATTTCAACAGTTAACTTGAAGGGGTGGATATCACAGCCTTTCACTGATTCATTCCGCTGAGGATGTGACCTGCAAATCCAAAGAATAGGAGTCAGTTACTTCCCATATGTTGTGAATAGCATCGCTGTACATGTTAAACTGCAAAGGGTCTACTGTGTTCATAAaagtatgttgttgttgttgttggtttgcACTTGGTGAATAAATGGGATTACTGgccaaaagaaaaatggtgaaATCATGTTTACAAGTCATGTCTCAgcaacatttcagtttgtcattaGAGTTAACATTCACAAAGGCGCATTTGTCCTTCTGTCACAACTTCTCCATCTTATGTGCCAAATGTTTTGTACTTTACTGTTaagtaaatgttattttgtcaCTCAAACTGTTCTTGCAGTGACTGAGAAATGACCAGAAAATGATTCGTCATCAGACCGAATGCATTTTATTGAAAACAGAACACTGAAGACATCTGCTGTAGTCAGCTAAAAACAACTGTTAACTGCTCTGAGTGGTTTAACTGCATTTGCTATGGATCATCTACTAGAAGAAAGTAGTTTCCCACCTTAAAATAAATTTGCTAAACAAGGATGCACTCTGACATGTACAGAGGCTTAACAACCCTCTTGTACAACTCACACATTCAGAACCTCATAATGACAGTGAAAGTCAAAAAGACCTGACAATATATGATGTAATGCAATCCAGTACTAAAATAACCATTTAAAGACTGATGTAAGGATGAATTTGGTTGAATTATAGGTGTTTGTGTTACTTTGTCCACTGTGTATCTCTGAAAGGCCAGTGGACCTTAATGTCGTCACTGTTATGGACCCAATTCCCTGAGGATTTTAGAGAGAAAACCTGCTATGACGTCATGAGTTCAAACCTCTGAAGGCACAGAGGCGAACACTCATTATTGCTACGTAATGTCACCAACCTACAACAGCACCAACAAACCAGGACACCATTGAGATTTTCTCTGCAGCCCTCTGAAGAATCTGTTAATGCTGAGTTAAGTCAGTTAATGCTCAAAGAGGTAAATAAGCATTAAAGGTTTTTATTCAAAAGAGAGATTTCTTGACCATTCAATCGTCACaatttttgctgatttttctCCAAAGTAAACAGGATGAGACATTGTCTGAAAAGTCTATTTTTTGCATGGGCACGGGTTTCCACGCCCTGTCCCTGGGCAAAGTATGAATGATGACTGGTCACATGATGATGGTATGACCTTCAATTGTTAGTGGAAGCGTTGTGTCCTTTTATCTTTTAAccacaaactgactgaaagaTGTGGGGGGAAAGAAATCCCAGCTCATGTCAGAACCTAAATACATTCATGTCTAATCTCTTTGAAACTGCTCAGTACATAAAAACAAGTCACAAATTAAGTGATGAATGCACACCCAGTGGTCACGCAAATGGTTAAATTACACTAACAAGGCTGATATACTATCATTCAATACTATTCTTCTAAAGACTTGTCTCTAAAACATTAGTACAGCATTCCCCTTCGTTTCACTTCATAAAAGGAAAAGTTAGATATTGCACAAACATGGAAATAATTTCATAGAAACACATAATTTCAACAAGCAATATTAGGAAAGCACATGAGagcaaagaaacaacacaaggTCCTTTTACGGTATGCATCATCAAGTTGTCAACCTGTTAGTAAATGTGTACATACCCTGCAGAATGGATATACCAACACATCCACATTCAGACAGGGCAGGAAAGGAGTTTCTCCCATGACAAATCTATCAAATCTGTGGATCAAAAACCTCCATCAcagtgaatttgtttttttttttcagtatcgGCATGTCTGAGAACACTTACAGTACAGTCAAATACCCCAACAATGTGAAGTTAATTATGTTAGAAATGACTGCGCTGTTAGAATGCGTTTCAATGGATTTGCATTGATTAGAAACTGAGGTAGATTGAA
This region of Scatophagus argus isolate fScaArg1 chromosome 10, fScaArg1.pri, whole genome shotgun sequence genomic DNA includes:
- the pcbd1 gene encoding pterin-4-alpha-carbinolamine dehydratase, with the translated sequence MAGKIQSLTEEERTHLLPLLRNAQWVEVVGRDAIYKEFIFKDFNQAFGFMSRVALQAEKMDHHPEWFNVYNKVQITLSTHDCGGLSQRDITLATFIDQASLM